From the genome of Papaver somniferum cultivar HN1 chromosome 2, ASM357369v1, whole genome shotgun sequence, one region includes:
- the LOC113349233 gene encoding mitochondrial import inner membrane translocase subunit TIM17-2-like encodes MGTPETSREPCPDRILDDIGGAFGMGAVGGTAFHFLKGIYNSPKGERFVGGTQAVRMNAPRVGGSFAVWGGLFSAFDCTMVYVRQKEDPWNSIIAGAATGGFLQMRQGLGPASRSALFGGVLLAMIEGAGIMLNRVLSPPANMPMEEGMPQGVPPGFPMGQLPGQQQPQMGSAMSVEDSSSGSSSSWLGGLFGGGKKKDEKSGGSKTEILESFDTPSIPIPSFDYK; translated from the coding sequence ATGGGAACTCCAGAAACATCACGAGAACCATGTCCAGATCGAATCTTAGATGATATCGGCGGTGCTTTTGGTATGGGAGCTGTTGGTGGTACCGCTTTCCATTTCTTAAAAGGAATCTATAACTCACCCAAAGGAGAAAGATTTGTTGGAGGCACACAAGCTGTTCGTATGAATGCACCAAGAGTTGGTGGCAGTTTTGCAGTATGGGGTGGTTTATTCTCTGCATTTGATTGTACAATGGTTTATGTACGGCAAAAAGAAGATCCATGGAATTCGATTATTGCTGGTGCAGCTACTGGTGGGTTTTTACAGATGAGACAAGGGCTTGGTCCTGCTTCAAGATCTGCTTTATTTGGTGGTGTGCTTCTTGCTATGATTGAAGGAGCTGGGATTATGTTAAATAGGGTTTTGAGCCCTCCTGCTAATATGCCAATGGAAGAGGGGATGCCACAGGGGGTTCCTCCTGGGTTTCCTATGGGGCAATTGCCTGGTCAGCAGCAGCCTCAGATGGGTTCTGCTATGTCTGTTGAGGATTCTAGTTCGGGTTCGTCTTCGTCGTGGCTTGGTGGATTGTTTGGTGGTGGGAAGAAGAAGGATGAGAAGAGTGGGGGGAGTAAGACTGAGATTTTGGAGAGTTTTGATACACCCAGTATTCCGATTCCGTCGTTTGATTATAAATGA